One genomic window of Moorella glycerini includes the following:
- the nuoF gene encoding NADH-quinone oxidoreductase subunit NuoF — MITSTSDLLNIRQQHLPLIEARLGREEAAGEHQILVCAGTGCSSSGSHGLREELKKQVEAHQLQEKVKIIKTGCFGFCKLGPIAVVYPEGIFYCRVRKEDAAALVKGLASSQVITRLLYRDPATGHLPRRMEEIHFFQAQHRIALRNCGLINPEDINEYIARDGYQALAEALTRRPEEIIAAISASGLRGRGGAGFPTGRKWELTAAAPSRPRYVVCNADEGDPGAFMDRSILEGDPHSVLEGMAIAGYAIGAKQGYVYVRAEYPIAVDRLERAIRQACRAGLLGDNILGTGFSFNIEIRLGAGAFVCGEETALLRSIEGRRGEPRPRPPYPAQAGLWGKPTVVNNVETLANVPVIIRKGAEWYASFGTKGSKGTKVFSLAGSINNTGLIEVPMGTTLREIIFGIGGGIPGGKKFKAVQTGGPSGGCLPEEMLDTPVDYEALTEAGSIMGSGGLIVMDESDCMVDIARFYLEFSQDESCGRCTPCRVGTKRLLEILKRITSGEGSMGDLKLLEDLSHDVKEASLCGLGQTAPNPILSTLRYFRHEYEAHVRDKYCPAGVCRNLTQRPVLH, encoded by the coding sequence ATGATCACGAGTACCAGCGACCTGTTGAACATCCGGCAACAGCACCTCCCCCTCATTGAGGCCCGCCTGGGCAGGGAAGAAGCTGCCGGGGAGCATCAAATCCTGGTCTGCGCCGGTACCGGCTGCAGCTCTTCGGGAAGCCACGGCCTGCGCGAGGAGTTAAAAAAGCAGGTGGAGGCCCACCAGCTCCAAGAAAAAGTAAAAATTATCAAGACCGGCTGCTTTGGTTTTTGCAAACTGGGCCCCATTGCCGTGGTCTACCCGGAAGGCATCTTTTACTGCCGGGTCCGGAAGGAGGATGCCGCCGCCCTGGTCAAGGGCTTGGCTTCCAGCCAGGTAATTACTCGCCTTCTTTATCGTGACCCGGCCACCGGACACCTGCCCCGGCGTATGGAAGAAATCCATTTCTTCCAGGCCCAGCACCGCATCGCCTTACGCAATTGCGGCCTCATCAACCCGGAGGATATTAACGAGTACATCGCCCGCGACGGTTACCAGGCCCTGGCTGAAGCCCTGACGCGCCGGCCAGAAGAGATCATCGCCGCCATCAGCGCCTCGGGTTTACGGGGGCGCGGCGGGGCCGGCTTTCCTACGGGTCGCAAGTGGGAGCTGACGGCCGCGGCCCCGAGCCGGCCCAGGTATGTGGTCTGCAACGCCGACGAGGGCGATCCCGGTGCTTTTATGGATCGCAGCATCCTGGAGGGTGATCCCCACAGTGTCCTGGAAGGGATGGCCATCGCTGGTTATGCTATTGGCGCTAAGCAGGGCTATGTCTACGTCCGGGCCGAGTACCCCATCGCCGTTGACCGTCTGGAAAGGGCTATCCGCCAGGCGTGCCGCGCCGGCCTCCTGGGGGATAACATCCTTGGTACAGGGTTTTCTTTTAACATTGAGATCCGGCTCGGAGCCGGGGCCTTCGTGTGCGGCGAAGAAACGGCACTCCTTCGCTCCATCGAAGGCCGCCGGGGCGAACCGCGGCCACGGCCTCCCTACCCGGCCCAGGCCGGCCTCTGGGGCAAGCCCACCGTAGTCAATAACGTCGAAACCCTGGCCAACGTACCGGTGATTATCCGTAAAGGTGCGGAATGGTACGCCTCCTTCGGTACCAAAGGCAGCAAAGGCACCAAGGTCTTCTCCCTGGCCGGCAGTATCAACAACACCGGGCTCATCGAGGTGCCCATGGGCACCACCCTGCGGGAGATAATTTTTGGCATCGGCGGTGGTATTCCCGGCGGGAAAAAGTTTAAAGCCGTGCAGACGGGCGGTCCTTCCGGGGGTTGCCTCCCGGAGGAGATGCTGGATACCCCTGTTGACTATGAAGCCCTGACGGAAGCCGGCTCCATTATGGGCTCCGGCGGGCTCATTGTCATGGATGAAAGCGACTGTATGGTAGATATTGCCCGCTTTTACCTGGAGTTTTCCCAGGACGAGTCCTGCGGCCGCTGCACTCCCTGCCGCGTGGGAACCAAACGCCTGCTGGAGATCTTAAAGCGCATTACTTCCGGAGAGGGCTCCATGGGTGATCTCAAGCTCCTGGAAGACTTGAGCCACGACGTTAAAGAGGCCTCCCTCTGCGGTCTGGGCCAGACGGCGCCCAATCCCATCCTTTCTACCCTGCGGTATTTCCGCCACGAGTACGAGGCCCACGTCCGGGATAAATACTGCCCGGCCGGGGTATGCCGCAATTTAACGCAACGGCCAGTTCTTCACTAA